The Flavobacteriales bacterium genome includes the window GAGAAATGAAGGATACTGAAGATAAAACGAGAAGATCACATTCTCGATTCCCTGTTGCGTGAACTCCTGCGAAAGGGATTCGTTTAGCTGCGCAATTCCTCCGCGTAGAGGAAACGCAGGACCAATGATCACGCATTTCTTGTCGGTAGCCAACTCAGTCTATCGTTTCAGCGATCTGATAATTATTACGATCGTGCGATGACCGCGAGATCATCTCGGCCAAAAAACCCGCCATGAACAATTGTGTACCGATGATCATGGCCAGAATGGCAAGATAGAACAACGGTTGGTCCGTCACTTCGCGCACTTTGGTACCGTGCATGATGGCCAACACTTTCTCAACGATCAGCCAAGCACTCACCACACCACCAAGCACGAACATCAGCACTCCGTAAACCCCGAAAAAGTGCATCGGTCGCTTACCGAAACGGCTCATGAAGGTGATGACCAACAGGTCCAATGGGCCATTTATGAAGCGCTCCAACCCGAATTTTGTCACCCCGAATTTGCGTTCCTGATGCTGTACCACCTTCTCGCCAATCTTGGTGAAACCTGCCCACTTGGCCAGAATGGGAATATAGCGGTGCATCTCGCCATACACTTCAATGCTTTTGACCACATCCTGCCTATAGGCTTTCAGTCCGCAGTTGAAATCGTGCAAATAGATACCTGACATTTTTCTTGCCGCCCAATTGTAAAGTTTGGTGGGAACGGTTTTGGTAATGGGATCGTAGCGCTTCTTCTTCCAACCCGAAACAAGGTCGAAACCATCCTCCGTGATCATCCGAACCAACTCTGGAATCTCCTCTGGACTGTCCTGAAGATCGGCATCCATGGTAATGACAATATCGCCTTTGGCAGCATCGAAACCTCGGTTCAACCCTGCGGATTTGCCATAATTTCTTCGAAAGCGCAAAGCACGAATCTGTGAATACTGATTCTTCAGGTCTTCGATCACTTTCCACGAACCGTCCGTGCTACCATCATCCACATACACAACCTCATACTGGAAGTTGTGCTTCTGCATCACGTCATCGATCCACCTGGTCAGTTCAGGCAGCGATTCGTGCTCGTTGTACAGCGGAATGACTACAGAAATGAGCACTTCAGGTGTCAGTTAACGTCAGAATCGATAGTATCGGAAGAACCAAACGGATCACCTTCCTTCTTAATAATGGCCGCGGTGATCAACGAAATAATGAAGCCCATAAATGTGTAGCTGAGAACGACCATGGCAGCCATAGGAACAGGCGACATGAACTTTCGTGTGTACTGCATCGCCATTTCCACCTGGTCGTCTGGCATTCCCTTTTCATATAGCTGATCTTCTGCACGAAGAATCAGTTGCTCGAACATATCGGCATCAATGAACTTGAAAAACACAAACGTGTAGAAGGCAACCAGAATGCTTCCGAAGAATGCGATGCCAACACCTGTTCCCAAGCCTTGACCATAGCTGATGAGTCCATTGTTCTTTTCTCGTTTTGCCCTTGTTCCAAGAAAAATGAATGTTGCAATAATTGCGTAGCTGAACCATTGAGCAGGTTGAGACTCGTTCATCCCAACCAAGTAGAGTCCAAGTGAGTAGGCGATCAAAGCCAAGCCAAGAATCCCTCCCCAGTTCATTAGATTTTTCATAGTTGCAAATTTTGAGGTTGTGGCAAATATAGTGCAATGGGCGGTGTTCCATGTTCCGATCAACATTTGTTGGCACCTGCAACTTGGGGGTTGTAGCAAAAAAGAAGAGTTCTACCTTTGCGGCCGGGGTAAGTCCTGTGCGACCAGCTCCTACTGAATCCCCCAGGACAGGAATGTAGCAAGGGTAGGTGGTTGTAGCGGTGCGACACAGATCGCTTACCCCTTTTTTATGTCCTTTTCCGAAGGAACTACTTTAAAACGTGTTCATTTCTTTTCGCCTGTCGGCTTGCCAGCAGGGCTCTATCTGACGACCTTCGCAACAAATCATTTACCATGAAATTTTTCATCGACACCGCAAACCTCGACCAGATAAAAGAAGCACAGGACCTTGGTGTTCTGGATGGCGTAACCACCAATCCATCGCTGATGGCCAAAGAGGGCATTCATGGCGATGCGCGCGTTACGCAGCATTACATCGACATCTGCAATATTGTGGATGGTGACGTAAGTGCCGAGGTCATTTCCACGGACTTTGAAGGAATGGTGAAGGAAGGTGAAGCGTTGGCGAAACTTCATCCACAGATCGTGGTGAAGGTGCCGATGATCAAAGACGGCATCAAGGCCATCAAGTATTTCACCGACAAGGGAATAAAGACCAATTGCACGTTGGTTTTCAGCGCTGGGCAGGCACTTCTGGCCGCCAAGGCCGGAGCAACTTACGTGTCGCCATTTTTGGGAAGATTGGACGACAACAGCACAGACGGAATGGAGCTGATCTCGCAGATCCGATTGATCTACGACAACTACATGTTCGATACACAGATACTTGCAGCCAGCATCCGCCACACCATGCATATTGTAAAGTGTGCCGAGGCGGGTGCCGATGTGGCCACGTGTCCATTGAATGCCATTCTCGGACTTCTGAATCACCCATTGACTGACATCGGTCTTGCCAAGTTCTTGGCCGACTATGCTGCGAACAAGTAAGCCATGCTGCTCCGAATTTACCCAGAGAATCCGAACCCGAAAGCCATTAAGGAAGTGGTGGATTGTCTGCGCCAAGGCGGAGTGATCATCTACCCCACCGACACGGTTTACGGCATCGGTTGCGACATCAACAACCGCAAGGCCGTAGAGAAGATCTGCCAAATTCGGAACATCAAACCCGAAAAGGCGCAGTTCTCATTCATCTGCCACGATCTAAGCCACATCTCCGAGTTCTGCACACAGATTGACAATTCAACTTTCAAGTTGATGAAGCGACTCTTGCCTGGACCTTACACCTTCATTTTGAATGCCACGAACAAGGTTCCGAAGTTGTTCCAGAGCAAAAAGCGAACGGTGGGTATTCGAATTCCAGACAACAATATTCCGCTTGAAATTGTGCGTGTATTGGGCAACCCGATCATGACCGCTTCGGTGCATGACGAGGACAAGATCATTGAATACACCACCGACCCATCGCTCATCCACGAGCGATTTGAAAATAAAGTGGACATCGTGATCGATGGTGGATTCGGTGGCATTGAAGGTTCAACGGTGCTGAACTGTGCCGATGGTGATGTGGAAGTGATCCGCGAAGGCAAAGGTTCCATCGAAGAACTTTACTGAACCCCAAAATCTCCGAATTCTATTTTGTCGCGAAAAATGGCATGCACGGCATGTCATTTACCGATTCATCCCTGTTTATCTCTTATTTGTCAAGATGGATGGGTTTCCAGTCTAAAAACCGTATCTAAACTTTAAAAAGTGGAGTAGTAACTATTAAGTAAATTAGAGTTATGCTCCGAAGTTCCATTGTCATATTCTGTCTTTTTGCCGCAGCAACTGCAACGGCACAGGACATGCTCTTTGACGATATTCATCAGAATGATGGGGCGGTTTTCGTGAAAACCGTGAACGGTGAAGAAACACTGGTAGATGCAAGCGGAACACCTGTTCCTCTGAACGATGTCTATCGCATGGAGCTGGAAGAACGAATCGAAAGAGGGTTCACAACGGCCGTTAACGGTGGTCTATCAAATGCTTCGCGATCGGCCGACCCAACGCTGGTTTTCAACCTGACGTTTCTCGATCAAGTGAACGGAACAGGAAAAGGTTTTGACGACCCCGTATTGGGTCAACAGCGCAGAGCGGTGCTTGAAGCAGCTTTCTCCTACTATGCGGCAACGATCGAAAATATCGGGGTTTGCGATGTAGAGATCCGCGAGTCATTTTCAGGAAACCCCAACAGCAATCCGTTCGCGTACTCGGCCGCCTATTATTTTGGTTCCAAAGGCTTCAATCAACCGTTCACGCAAGCACACATTGTAAATGGCAGCGACCCGTACGATGCTTATCCCGATGCCTACATGCAGTTCAATTTCAACTCTGGATTGAACTACAATTACGATCGCAACGCCCAGCCGTCAGCGCAGCAATACGATTTTTACACGGTTGTGATGCATGAGATCATGCACATTCTCGGCTTTTCGAGTTACTCCACAGCTTCTGGAGAATCTGCTGCTTCTCCGCAGGTCTTTACTTCATTCGATGAGTATTTGAAAGATTACACCAAGGCTGCGCTGTTCGAGGTCTCTGGTTCAGGTTCGAGCACCGTGGTGAACGAACCCGACAACGCAACGCTCACCAATAATCAGGTTTGGTTCGAACTTTATTCTGGGGTATTTGCCCCCGTGTTCTCACCCAATCCGTTCAATGCGTCCAGCATCGACCATTTTGACAATTCGCGTTCGGATCATGGTGGTTATGTGATGCACCCAACGCTCTCCAAAGGCGATGCCTTCAAATTGCTGCAGGAAGATGAGGTGCGCGTACTGGAAATACTTGGATACACGGTAAACTACAGCATTGCCACCGCCATTGAGGACGGTTTTTCTTCGGATGCCCCGCTCAAAGTGACATCAGGGCTTTATCCGAATCCTGCATATACTTCCGATCCAGTACGGATCGACATAGGAGATGTGAAGGGAGATCAGATACTTGTGATCGTTTACGACATGCTGGGCAAGCAGTCTTATTCGAAAGTGATCTTGAATTCAGGTCCTGGACCAGTTACGGCAATCGACCCTTACCAGAACCTCGCACCTGGAATGTACATCGTGATCGGTTCTACAAAGGATGAGCTCTTCAATGAGAAGTTGGTGATCCGTTGATCACTCCTCATCAAAACTCAGGAACGGAACATCCCAATCATCATCCTGTGCAATATCTCTGAACGCATTTCCCAGATGATGGACCATGTCGCTTGCCATGACCGCATTTTCGGAATAGAGAAAGGCGGCCGCATCGCCAGCTTGCGCATGCAGATGAACCCCGAACACGGCCGCAACCTCTGGCGAATAGCCCTGCGACAGCAGTCCGAGAATAACTCCCGTAAGCACATCGCCACTTCCTGCCGTGGCCATTCCAGGATTTCCGTTTGAATTGAAAAACACCTGACCCGCTGGTGTGCTGGTTGAGGTGTGCGCTCCTTTCAGCACAACGATAACCCCATACTTTCTGGAGAATTCCATTTGCAGTTGCAAGCGCTCGTAACCTGTTTTCCAAGTGCCAGCCAAGCGTTCAAATTCCTTCGGATGCGGGGTAAGGATGGTGTTCTTGGGCAAGAAGGAAAGCCACGTTTTATTCTCAGAAAGAACGTTCAATGCATCAGCATCGATCAAAAGCGGAACCTTCGCATCCTGAATCAATCGTTTCAGCGCATTGGCAGTGTCTTTCTCCGTTCCGATTCCTGGGCCGATGGCAATGGTGCTGAACGGTTCGAGTTTCGGGAATTCGGTAATGAAATGCTCGTTCGCATCCACCGAACACATCGCTTCTCTAATGCCGAGTTGCAGAATGTCCAAACCACATGCAGGAACGTGCGCGGTTACCAATCCTGCACCCGCACGCATGGCGGCTGCCGCGGCCAACTGGGCCGCACCCATTTTTCCACGCGAACCAGCCAAAAGCAATGCATGCCCGTAGGTTCCTTTGTGCGAGAATTTCGCGCGCTTCTTAATGATGGGACGAAGATCTTCTGCCACCACGTATCGGAACGGACCATCGGCCTGCATCTGTTCTTCCAACAGTCCGATATCCTGCACTTGTATTTCGCCAGCGAATACACCTGAATCTGGTAACATCAAACTCAGTTTCGGACAATGGAACGTGACCGTGAGGTCTGCCCGAAAGACCTTCGTAAGGTCGTTCTTCGTGTTATCCTCGCTGAAAAGACCCGTTGGCATGTCAATGCTCAACTTGAAGTTTTCGAGTTGATTCAAACGCTGCACGACATCAGCCAGAAAACCATCCAGCGGACGCGAAAGACCAGAACCAAGAATGGCATCCACCACAATGGCATCTTCTGGAATTTCGGGCAGCTCCTCTGCCACATCAATATGAATGATCGCTACCGTTTCCTCACCTTGCAGGTGATACAGGTTCTTGCCGAAATCGACCGAACCTTGCTCCATGTGTTCCAGCACAACCACGGTTATCTCCCGCTCTTCCCGCTCGGATTGAATGCGCGCCATGGCCAATCCATCGCCACCATTGTTGCCCTTCCCGCAGAAATAGAATACGGGGCGCAGATCCCAATCCTTACCCTTGGGAAACGCATTCAACACCGAAATGGCCGCGCGTTCCATCAGATCGAACGAGGAAACGGGCTCGTTTTCGATGGTGAAACGATCCAATGCACGTATCTGCTCTGCGGTAAGAATTTTCATTTCGAACTGAATTTCCTGTGCAACTCCAACACCTGCGGTATCAACAGTTCAGAACCATCGTTATTGAGAATGTGATCGGCCAATTTCGCCTTGCGCTCCTGCGTCCATTGGTTCTTCATTCTTCGCAACGCATCTTCTTCCGAAGCTCCATCGCGCGCCATTACGCGCTCGATGCGAAGCTGTTCGGGAGCGATGACCAACACAGAAATATCCACATCCTGATACGCTCCACTCTCAAAGAGAATGGCCGCTTCCTTCAGCACATAATCAGAGGTCTGCTGCTCCAACCATTGATCGAAATCGTCTGCCACCGCAGGATGAACGATTCCATTCAACACCGAAAGTTTCTCCTTGGAATTGAAGACCTGAGCCGCCAGATAAGCACGGTTCAACCTTCCGTTGATGTAGGCTTCATCTCCGAAAGCCGCAACGATGCGATCTTTCAGCACTTTATCATTCACCATCAACTCCTTGGCGCGGTTGTCTGCGTAATAGACAGGCACGCCCAACTGCTCAAACACTTTGCAGGCCGTTGTTTTCCCACTTCCAATACCACCTGTTATCCCTACAACTTTCATTTCTGTATAATGAATTCCACCTGTGGCGGATCTGCCCGCACCTGCCGTACATTGATGGGTTGCTCTTCAACGTAAACTACCAGCCGCGAATTGTCTTTGGTCTCATTGTCCAGCACCACCGATGCCTGAAACTGCGATGGCTCAACCTTGTCGAAATCGGGCAGTGGAACCAGATAACGCAGTTCCACTTCCTGCGGGAAGACCTGAACAGAGGCTTTCATATCGGTGATGACATTCAGTGGGACCGTCACCGTTCCTTCGGTGAATTCCACCACGTTCACCTCCACTTGCACCGCGCTGTGGCTCAAGCTGAGGTTCTCATTATCCCCAAACTTCCGCAATTTCGCTTCGGTGGTCACGCTTTCATCCAGACCCGAAAAGGTCTGCGGCTCGGTATAAACCGCATTGATGGTATCAACCATTTCCCTGGGGCCAATTACGAGCACCGAATCTGGCACAAGCACTGGTTCTGAGACAATACCGTATTGTTTCTGAAAAGAGAACGTGGCATCCAATTTCACAGGCACCTGTTTCAGATATTTCGGTTTGAACTGGAGAAAGACCGTGTCGGGTCGTACGCTGATGATCTGAACCTGATCATCTCCTGCATCGATCGTCTTTCCATCCTTACTGTTGGTGAGGAAATAATGCAGTTCGGCACCTTGGCGCGTGATGGTGGGAAGGTCTGATGGGGACGCATCGATCGATAGATCAAGTGACTCGATCTTGAGCCAATTCCAAAGCAGATCGAAACCAAAACCTTTCACCTCGGCCGTTACGAACTGTGTAGGTTCGTTCACAACCAGCACATCCTCTGGAATTCCGTTGTAGTGGATCGGAATCTGAACCTCATCCACATACTCTTTAGAGAGCGATGTGAGCAACCAGAACAGGGCCGAGAGAAGCAGACAAAGCATGAAAGCCACCGAACGCCTGTTGAGACGTGGTTCGATGGCTTCCCATATTCTGGCTGCAATGGAATTGGACATGCAGCCAAATTAGAAAAAGATCAATTGTTCTGCTGTAGACCTACGGAGTTGTCCTTCGACACGGCCGACTTCTCTATCTTGAGCTTGCCGCCATCACCTGTTTCAATGGTGATCGTGCTTTCTTTCACCTCCGCAATTTTGCCGTGTATGCCACCGATCGTTACAATACGGTCGCCTTTCTTCAATGCAGAACGGAACTCTTTTTCCTCTTTGGTCTTCTTCATTTGCGGACGGATCATGAACAGGTAAAACACCAGGAACATGAGTCCGAACATGAGGATGGTGCTTCCACCCTCGCCCAATAGATTCTGAAGCATACGCTTTGATTTATTCGCCTACTGGAACTTCCACCATTCCGTTGATGGCAAGTACCGTAGTGGCTGGATTCGTATTTGCAGTAATGGTCACCTTCTTGTTCTGCTGACCAGATTTTCCTTCGCTGTTGAAGACCACATCGATCTTGCCTTCCGCACCTGGAGCGATCGGCTCTTTCGGCCATTCTGGGATGGTGCAACCGCAACTTCCTTTGGCATCGGTAATGATCAGGTCGCCTTCGCCTGTGTTCTTGAATTTGAACGAATAGGCCACTTTCTCTCCCTGAACGATGGTTCCGAAATCGTGCACCTCTTTCTCAAACGTGAAAGCAGGAACCGCCACACTTGCATCTGTTCCAGATCCGTTTTCGGCCGTTGCAGGGTTCGAAACCACATCGGTGTCCATTTTTCCTTCACCAGCAGGTTTCTCACCACAACCGAAGAAAACACCTGCCACAAAAAGCATTGCTGCTAACTTTTTCATAGTCGTTTAATTATTGTTGTTAAATCGAAATTGAGAACGGACGCAAATGTAATGATCACTGCGGTTCATCCACCGATCAATCCCTTGCCGATCTTCTTCACTTTTCCACTTGCCTTGAGGTCGGCAAGCAGTTTGTCGAGAATCCCGTTGATGAACACATTGCTCTTTGGCGTGCTGTATTCCTTCGATATCTCGATGTACTCGTTCATGGTCACCTTGGTCGGAATCGACTTCATGTACATGAACTCGCACACGGCCATTTTCATCAATAGAATGTCGGTGGTGGCAATGCGGTCCATGTCCCAGTTCACCAATTTCTCCTCCACCATTTTCTGAAACTCACCGCTGTGCGTGGCCGTTTTTCTGAAAAGATCAAGCACAAACTGCCTGTCCTCTTCTTCATCCTTATAAAGTGGGATGAGCGTTCCACCGAAATCGACATCCTTTTTGAAATCGCCAATGGTGCGCGTGACCATACCGCTCACCTGCTCAAAGTCGTTGATCCAGAAAATGCTCTTCTCCTCAAAGATGGATTGCAGATGTTCGTTCGGCAGCAGGAAATCCTCATACAGACGATAAACAATTCTGCGCTCGTCCTTGTAGGTAGGCTCAGGGCCATTCATGTACTGCTGAAAGTCGTCCGATGCTTTGAAAGCGGAGAAAATTCTGCGGATGAGTTCGAGTTGATCAGCCCAATTGATCTTGCGGGCACTTATCTGCTTTTCGAGCTGTGGATTGTCTTTGAGTTGTAGCAGCACACGGTTCTGCACGAAACGCATGTTCGGGTTGAGGTCTTCATGAGAAGGCATCAGCTTGTTCTTACCTTCTTCTATCTGCTTTGCAGCGAAGGTGTGAACCTCTACAAGAAGTGAAAGATGGTGGATGTAGAGGTCGTAGATCTTTTCCAAGCTTTGCTTCAGCAACTTCTCGCCTACGGCCAATTCCGCGCCCTCCGAACGCTGATAGGCGAACAACGCCTGCATTACTTTCACCCTCAAATGTCGTCTGCTCAACATGCCTCAAAGAACCTTTTTTCCAACCTCCTGTTATGCTCTCACGACCACTTTTCCGAAACAATCAACGTTTCAACATCGAAGCGGTCAAACATTCCTAACTTTGGGCAAAAGTATGGTTATTTTCTGCAACTATTTTCTGGGATTTCGGAGCTGATTTATGCGGTCGCTGGCACATCTTAACAAGTACTTTTGGCGATACCGCGTGCGGTTTCTGCTCGGCATTCTGTTCGTTACCATCAGCAATGTTTATGCGATCCTTCCGCCCAAGATCGTGCGGTTGGCGTTCGACCTGATGCAGGAGATCAGCGTGATCGATGTCCATTTCGCCAACACGCCTTTCAAAAGTTACCTGAGCGACACGGCCATCAGCATCTGGTTCTTCTTTGGCTTTGTCATCGTTCTGGCAGCGGTTTTCAAAGGCATTTTCATGTTTCTGATGCGGCAGACCATTGTAGTGATGAGCCGTATGATCGAATTCGACCTTAAAAACGAGATCTATCATCACTACCAGCAACTGTCGCTGGCATTCTTCAAACGCAACAACACAGGCGACCTCATGACGCGCATCACTGAGGATGTGACGAAGGTTCGGATGTACCTCGGACCAGCGGTCCTGTACGCTATCAACCTGTCGGTTCTGGTTGTTCTGGTGGTGTACAATATGCTGAGCGTGAGTCCGAAGCTCACGGCATATGTGCTTGCTCCGCTGCCAGTACTTTCCATCACCATCTACTACGTAAGTAGAATGATCAACATTCGTAGCGAGCGTGTTCAGCGACAATTGAGCGCACTGAGCACGTTTGTGCAGGAAGGTTTCTCGGGCATTCGCGTTCTGAAAGCGTACGCAAAAGAGGAAATGTGGAGTGATGTATTTGAGAAGGAAACGGAAAAATACAAGGACACATCGCTTGAACTGGTGCGGATAAACGCACTCTTTTTCCCCACCATGCTGACCTTGATCGGCCTCAGTACGCTGCTGACCGTTTACGTGGGTGGTATGCAATCCATGTCGGGCGAAGTGACCGTTGGCAATATTGCCGAGTTCATCATCTACATCAATATGCTCACGTGGCCATTTGCCGCTATTGGCTGGATCACCAGCATCGTTCAGCGGGCGGCTGCCTCACAGACCCGTATCAATGAATTCTTAAGTACCGAGCCTGAAATTGTGAACACGGTGGAGCAACGCACCGATGTCAAAGGCAATATCACATTTAAGGATGTGGAGTTCGTTTATCCTGATAGCGGCACCCGTGCGCTGAATGGCATCAACTTCGAAGTGAAACAGGGAGAAAGCTTGGCCATTCTGGGAAGAACGGGAAGCGGAAAATCCACCATCGCATCGCTCATTACCCGAACCTATGATGCCACCAGCGGTCAAGTGCTTATCGATGGCAAACCCATACAGGAACTGAATCTCACCTCGGTACGGTCGAGCATTGGGTATGTGCCGCAGGATGTGTTCCTGTTCTCCGAATCCATTTCGCGCAATATTGCCTTTGGCGATGCCATGGGAACCATGACCGAAGAACAGGTTCATCAGGCCGCCAAGCAGGCCGACATTTACGACAACATCATCGAATTCCCGAAAGGATTCGATACGCACATCGGTGAGCGCGGCATTACGCTTTCGGGTGGGCAGAAGCAGCGTATTTCCATTGCCCGCGCCATTATCCGCGACCCAGAGATCCTGATCTTTGACGACTGCCTTTCGGCCGTGGACACGGAGACGGAAGAGAAGATCCTCGGTCACCTCAAAGACCTGATGAAGGGCAAGACCACCATCATCATCAGCCATCGCGTTTCCTCCGTAAAACATGCCGATCAGATCGTCATGCTCGACAAGGGACGCATCATCGAACGCGGCAATCATCAGCAACTTCTGGACCTGAACGGAGCGTACGCAGAGCTCTACCACAAGCAACTTTTAGAGGACGATCAGCGCAAGACAGCGTAATATCTTCGACAAACGTTAGCTTTCTTTCGACAGAAACATTTATATATTTGATGTAGTCGAAAACTATTGAGCAGATGGATGGACAGGATATGAGCAGGCGAGAAGATGTTTTTTCCAAGCCTGTAAGGGCGGGAAAAAGAACCTACTTCTTTGATGTGAAAGCAACCCGTGGCAACGATTTCTACATCACAATTACCGAGAGCAAACGCAGAATTGACGACAATGGCAAGTTCCATTACGACAAGCACAAGCTCTTTCTTTACAAAGAAGACTTCCAGAAGTTTGCCGAAGGGTTGGAGGAGGCCATTGCGTACATAAAAGACCAGAAGGGAGAAGACTACGGAAACGAAATGGACAACGAAACGGAGGAAAAGGTCA containing:
- a CDS encoding DUF3276 family protein; protein product: MDGQDMSRREDVFSKPVRAGKRTYFFDVKATRGNDFYITITESKRRIDDNGKFHYDKHKLFLYKEDFQKFAEGLEEAIAYIKDQKGEDYGNEMDNETEEKVSETVDASSNGYSSNLSFDDLGDDDK